A region of Vibrio chagasii DNA encodes the following proteins:
- the glyS gene encoding glycine--tRNA ligase subunit beta: MAKEFLIELGTEELPPTQLRTLAEAFAANFEAELKGANLAHEGVKWYAAPRRLALKVAALAEGQEDKVVEKRGPAVSVAFDADGNATKAAQGWARGNGITVEEADRLVTDKGEWLLFKQEVKGQATSEIVVELAAKALGNLPIAKPMRWGNKTTQFIRPVKTLTMLMGADLIEGEILGVASGRTIRGHRFMGEQEFTIDSAEQYPAILEERGKVMADYEARKAIILADSQKAAAAVGGKADLEDDLVEEVTSLVEWPVVLTAKFEEEFLKVPSEALVYTMKGDQKYFPVYDENKKLLPNFIFVSNIESKEPRHVIEGNEKVVRPRLADAEFFFNTDRKRPLIDRLPELDQAIFQKQLGTIKDKTDRITELAGYIAEQIDADVEKSKRAGLLAKCDLMTSMVFEFTDTQGVMGMHYATHDGEDEQVALALYEQYMPRFAGDDLPSTGISSAVAMADKLDTIVGIFGIGQAPKGSDPFALRRASLGVLRIIVENGYNLDLTDLIAKAKELLGDKLTNDNVEADVIDFMLGRFRAWYQDAGFSVDIIQAVLANRPTKPTDFDQRVKAVSHFRELEAAEALAAANKRVGNILAKFDGELAADIDLALLQEDAEKALAENVAVMTEALEPAFATGNYQEALSKLAALREPVDAFFDNVMVMADDEALKKNRLTLLNNLRNLFLQIADISLLQK; the protein is encoded by the coding sequence ATGGCTAAAGAATTTCTAATTGAACTAGGTACTGAAGAGCTACCACCAACGCAACTTCGCACTCTAGCAGAAGCATTCGCAGCAAACTTCGAAGCTGAGCTTAAAGGCGCAAACCTAGCGCACGAAGGCGTGAAGTGGTACGCAGCACCTCGTCGTCTTGCTCTTAAAGTAGCAGCACTGGCTGAAGGCCAAGAAGACAAAGTTGTTGAAAAACGCGGCCCTGCAGTTTCTGTAGCATTCGATGCTGACGGCAACGCAACAAAAGCTGCTCAAGGTTGGGCTCGTGGTAACGGCATCACGGTTGAAGAAGCTGACCGTCTAGTAACAGACAAAGGCGAGTGGCTTCTTTTCAAACAAGAAGTAAAAGGCCAAGCAACGTCTGAAATCGTTGTTGAGCTAGCGGCTAAAGCTCTAGGTAACCTGCCTATCGCTAAGCCAATGCGCTGGGGTAACAAGACGACTCAGTTCATCCGTCCGGTTAAAACACTGACTATGCTAATGGGCGCTGACCTTATCGAAGGTGAGATTCTAGGCGTAGCATCTGGCCGCACTATCCGTGGTCACCGATTCATGGGTGAACAAGAGTTCACTATCGATTCTGCAGAGCAATACCCAGCGATCCTAGAAGAGCGCGGTAAAGTAATGGCAGATTACGAAGCGCGTAAGGCAATCATCCTAGCTGATTCGCAAAAAGCAGCAGCAGCGGTTGGCGGTAAAGCTGACCTAGAAGATGACCTTGTTGAAGAAGTAACGTCTCTGGTTGAATGGCCAGTAGTACTAACAGCTAAGTTTGAAGAAGAGTTCCTAAAAGTTCCTTCTGAAGCTTTGGTTTACACCATGAAGGGTGACCAAAAATACTTCCCTGTTTACGATGAAAACAAGAAACTACTTCCTAACTTTATCTTCGTATCAAACATTGAGTCTAAAGAGCCTCGCCATGTTATCGAAGGTAACGAGAAGGTTGTACGCCCACGTCTTGCTGATGCTGAATTCTTCTTCAACACAGACCGTAAGCGTCCTCTAATCGACCGTCTTCCAGAACTAGACCAAGCTATCTTCCAGAAGCAGCTTGGTACTATCAAAGACAAAACAGACCGCATCACAGAGCTTGCTGGCTATATTGCTGAGCAGATCGATGCTGACGTTGAGAAATCTAAGCGCGCAGGTCTACTAGCGAAATGTGACCTAATGACCTCTATGGTATTCGAATTCACGGATACTCAGGGTGTTATGGGCATGCACTACGCGACTCACGATGGTGAAGACGAGCAAGTTGCACTAGCACTTTACGAGCAGTACATGCCTCGTTTCGCAGGTGATGACCTACCAAGCACTGGCATTTCTTCTGCAGTAGCAATGGCAGACAAGCTAGACACTATCGTAGGTATCTTCGGTATTGGCCAGGCTCCAAAAGGTTCTGACCCATTTGCTCTACGTCGTGCATCACTAGGTGTACTACGTATTATCGTTGAAAACGGCTACAACCTAGACCTAACAGATCTGATCGCAAAAGCGAAAGAACTACTAGGCGACAAGCTAACCAACGACAACGTAGAAGCTGACGTTATCGACTTCATGCTAGGTCGTTTCCGCGCATGGTACCAAGATGCTGGTTTCAGCGTGGATATCATCCAGGCAGTACTAGCTAACCGTCCAACTAAGCCAACTGACTTTGACCAACGTGTTAAAGCGGTTTCTCACTTCCGTGAACTAGAAGCGGCAGAAGCACTAGCAGCAGCGAACAAACGTGTAGGTAACATCCTTGCGAAATTCGATGGTGAGCTAGCAGCAGATATCGATCTAGCACTTCTTCAAGAAGATGCAGAGAAAGCACTGGCTGAAAACGTTGCTGTAATGACAGAAGCACTAGAGCCAGCATTCGCGACAGGTAACTACCAAGAAGCCCTAAGCAAGCTAGCAGCTCTACGTGAGCCTGTTGATGCGTTCTTCGATAACGTAATGGTTATGGCTGATGACGAAGCACTTAAGAAGAACCGTCTGACACTACTGAATAACCTACGTAACCTGTTCCTACAGATTGCTGACATCTCTCTACTACAAAAATAA
- a CDS encoding alpha-amylase: MKKTVLALSMLALSACSQTSDNNLLLTIDNETVVFESSGKGTVIAEQELAKGSYTFSISDSKNTCGTNYALAEESRIKFNKPLRLDDCAEKSELAIKVFRANTYQFTLNPQTNELTVQIKPKQQQAQSFACPVPSDGPTTINVAQTFDDGTLIRDALSGIQTTVTNGSITIQPAESSQGVLLLEKVEPETKADFSWDNATVYFVMTDRFHNGNPDNDNSYGRSQDGHDEIGTFHGGDLAGLTEKLDYIESLGANAIWITSPLEQIHGWVGGGDRGDFKHYGYHGYYHQDWTKLDGNMGTEDELKTFIDTAHSKGIRVVWDIVMNHTGYATLADMQEFDFGKLNLSDEEATKTLGDNWTDWQPAKGQNWHYFNNYISYGDKEAWEKWWGKAWLRSDIGAYDSPGYNNLTMSLAHLPDFKTESTETTGLPNFYRNKSTSATDELKTPRDHLITWLSDWVREYGVDGFRVDTAKHVELEAWAELKESANQALAEWKQNNPDKALDDLPFWMTGEVWAHSVVKSDYFANGFDSIINFEFQSDIAPKALKCLSDLDADYLRYAEKINSDSEFNVLSYLSSHDTSLFWTQHGSDFAKQTKAANALMLAPGAVQIYYGDEIARDFGPTGSDPMQGTRSDMPWEQIAGERAELLKHWQALGQFRQRHPAVAQGKHIIRNSKGYYAFERQYEDDKVLVVYTGAK, from the coding sequence ATGAAAAAAACAGTACTCGCACTTTCAATGCTTGCACTCAGCGCATGCAGCCAAACCAGCGACAACAACCTATTACTGACGATTGATAACGAGACCGTGGTATTCGAATCGTCAGGCAAAGGCACTGTAATCGCAGAACAGGAACTCGCTAAAGGTAGCTATACCTTCTCTATCAGCGACAGTAAAAATACCTGTGGCACCAACTATGCACTGGCGGAAGAGAGTCGCATTAAATTCAATAAACCCCTTCGCCTAGACGATTGCGCTGAGAAATCAGAGCTCGCTATTAAGGTCTTTCGCGCGAATACCTACCAATTTACACTCAACCCGCAAACCAATGAGTTAACGGTTCAAATAAAACCAAAACAGCAACAAGCCCAAAGCTTTGCTTGTCCGGTTCCTAGTGACGGGCCAACCACCATCAATGTTGCTCAAACCTTTGATGATGGCACCTTGATCAGAGATGCCCTTTCCGGAATACAAACAACGGTCACTAACGGCAGTATCACCATACAACCAGCTGAAAGTAGCCAAGGCGTCTTATTACTAGAAAAGGTTGAGCCTGAAACCAAAGCAGATTTTAGTTGGGATAATGCCACGGTCTACTTCGTGATGACCGACCGCTTCCACAACGGCAACCCTGACAACGACAATAGCTACGGCCGTAGCCAAGACGGACACGATGAAATCGGCACATTCCATGGCGGTGACCTAGCAGGCTTAACCGAAAAACTCGACTACATAGAGTCACTCGGTGCTAATGCTATCTGGATTACCTCTCCCTTAGAGCAGATACATGGTTGGGTTGGCGGCGGTGACCGTGGTGATTTCAAACATTATGGCTACCATGGTTACTACCATCAAGATTGGACCAAACTTGATGGCAACATGGGTACCGAAGACGAGCTAAAAACCTTCATCGATACTGCGCACAGCAAAGGTATTCGTGTCGTTTGGGACATAGTCATGAACCATACTGGCTACGCTACCCTGGCCGATATGCAGGAGTTCGACTTTGGTAAGCTCAACCTGAGTGATGAAGAAGCAACAAAAACGCTTGGTGATAACTGGACAGATTGGCAACCCGCAAAAGGTCAGAACTGGCACTACTTCAACAACTACATCTCTTACGGCGATAAAGAAGCGTGGGAAAAGTGGTGGGGCAAAGCCTGGCTGCGCAGCGATATCGGTGCTTACGACTCTCCGGGTTACAACAACCTGACCATGTCATTGGCGCACTTACCTGATTTCAAAACAGAATCGACGGAAACCACAGGGCTACCAAACTTCTATCGCAACAAATCCACCAGCGCGACTGATGAACTCAAAACACCCCGTGACCACCTCATCACTTGGCTTTCAGACTGGGTTCGTGAATACGGCGTGGATGGTTTTAGAGTCGATACCGCAAAACACGTTGAGCTCGAAGCCTGGGCAGAGCTAAAAGAGAGCGCCAACCAAGCACTGGCTGAATGGAAACAGAATAACCCTGACAAAGCCTTAGATGACTTACCATTTTGGATGACCGGCGAAGTGTGGGCACACAGCGTGGTGAAATCAGATTACTTCGCCAACGGATTTGATTCGATCATCAACTTCGAATTCCAGAGTGATATCGCACCAAAGGCGCTCAAATGTTTGTCTGATCTCGACGCTGATTACCTTCGCTACGCAGAGAAGATCAACAGTGACAGCGAGTTCAACGTGTTGAGTTACTTATCCTCTCACGACACCTCGCTATTCTGGACGCAGCACGGCAGTGACTTTGCCAAACAGACCAAAGCGGCAAACGCATTGATGTTGGCTCCGGGTGCAGTCCAGATCTATTACGGAGATGAAATCGCCCGTGATTTCGGCCCAACGGGTTCCGACCCTATGCAGGGTACTCGTTCAGACATGCCTTGGGAGCAAATAGCCGGAGAGCGAGCTGAGCTGTTAAAGCACTGGCAAGCACTTGGCCAATTCCGTCAGCGCCACCCAGCTGTCGCGCAAGGGAAGCACATTATCCGCAACAGCAAGGGCTATTACGCCTTCGAACGTCAATACGAAGATGACAAGGTGTTGGTTGTGTATACCGGAGCGAAATAA
- a CDS encoding valine--pyruvate transaminase, with protein sequence MQFSKFGEKFNRYSGITRLMDDLNDGLRTPGAIMLGGGNPAAIPAMLDYFNQASANMLASGELIAALANYDGPQGKDSFIKSLAAMLKETYGWDISEKNISLTNGSQSGFFYLFNLLAGQQPDGSHKKILLPIAPEYIGYGDAGIDDDIFISYHPEIELLENRQFKYHVDFEQLKVDDSVAAICASRPTNPTGNVLTDEEVRKLDKLARDNNIPLLIDNAYGLPFPNIIFEDVEPFWNENTILCMSLSKLGLPGVRCGIVIASEEVTQALTNMNGIISLAPNSVGPAIANHMIENDDLLRLSSEVIKPFYKEKSLRAVELLQEAIDDPRFRIHKPEGAIFLWLWFDELPITTMELYDRLKARGVLIVPGEYFFIGQEDEWDHAHQCLRMNYVQDDEAMQKGIAIIAEEVKKAYSESK encoded by the coding sequence ATGCAGTTCTCTAAGTTTGGTGAAAAGTTTAATCGTTACTCTGGAATCACTCGTTTGATGGATGATTTGAATGATGGCCTGCGCACTCCTGGCGCAATCATGCTTGGTGGTGGCAACCCAGCCGCTATCCCTGCCATGCTCGATTACTTTAACCAAGCCAGTGCAAACATGCTCGCCAGTGGAGAACTCATCGCCGCCCTCGCCAACTACGATGGCCCACAAGGCAAAGACAGCTTTATTAAGTCTCTAGCGGCAATGCTGAAAGAGACCTATGGCTGGGATATCAGCGAGAAGAACATCAGCCTAACTAACGGCAGCCAAAGCGGCTTCTTCTACCTGTTCAACCTACTAGCAGGCCAACAACCTGACGGTTCTCACAAGAAAATCTTGCTGCCAATCGCACCCGAATACATCGGCTACGGTGACGCAGGGATTGATGACGATATTTTTATCTCTTACCACCCTGAGATCGAGCTGCTAGAAAACCGCCAGTTCAAATACCACGTCGATTTCGAACAGCTAAAAGTGGATGACTCAGTCGCTGCTATCTGTGCATCTCGCCCAACCAACCCAACCGGTAACGTACTGACCGACGAAGAAGTGCGTAAACTGGATAAGCTGGCGCGTGACAACAACATCCCACTGCTGATCGACAATGCTTACGGCCTACCATTTCCAAACATCATCTTTGAAGATGTGGAACCATTCTGGAATGAAAACACGATTCTGTGCATGAGCCTTTCTAAGCTTGGTTTGCCAGGTGTGCGTTGTGGTATCGTGATTGCGAGCGAAGAAGTAACCCAAGCGCTAACCAACATGAATGGCATCATCAGCTTAGCACCAAACAGTGTAGGCCCTGCTATCGCCAACCACATGATTGAAAACGATGACCTGCTGCGCTTAAGCAGCGAAGTGATCAAGCCTTTCTATAAAGAGAAGTCTTTGCGCGCCGTTGAACTGCTGCAAGAAGCGATTGATGACCCACGTTTCCGTATTCACAAACCTGAAGGCGCTATCTTCTTGTGGCTATGGTTTGATGAACTACCAATCACCACCATGGAACTGTACGACAGATTAAAAGCTCGCGGTGTATTGATTGTTCCAGGTGAATACTTCTTTATCGGCCAAGAAGACGAGTGGGATCATGCTCATCAGTGCCTACGTATGAACTACGTACAAGACGATGAAGCAATGCAGAAGGGTATTGCGATCATTGCTGAAGAAGTGAAAAAGGCTTACAGCGAAAGCAAATAG
- a CDS encoding Hsp20 family protein encodes MRTVDFTPLYRNAIGFDRLFNMMEANTSKNTSGGYPPYNIEQKDENNYRITMAVAGFADDQLDLTQKENMLIVKGERKPEAEKTYVYQGIAERDFERKFQLADYVKVVGASMENGLLHIDLEREIPEAMQPRKIAINGNSLLEG; translated from the coding sequence ATGAGAACTGTAGATTTCACTCCACTTTACCGCAACGCAATCGGCTTCGATCGTCTATTCAACATGATGGAAGCGAACACATCGAAGAATACTTCTGGCGGTTACCCTCCATACAACATCGAGCAAAAAGACGAGAACAACTACCGTATCACTATGGCTGTTGCTGGTTTTGCTGATGACCAATTAGACCTGACTCAGAAAGAGAACATGCTAATTGTTAAAGGTGAGCGTAAACCTGAAGCAGAAAAAACCTATGTGTACCAAGGTATCGCAGAGCGTGATTTCGAGCGTAAATTCCAACTAGCAGACTACGTAAAAGTGGTAGGTGCGAGTATGGAAAATGGTCTTCTTCACATCGACCTAGAGCGCGAAATCCCAGAAGCGATGCAACCACGTAAGATTGCAATCAATGGTAATAGCCTACTAGAAGGTTAA